From the Streptomyces nigrescens genome, one window contains:
- a CDS encoding helicase C-terminal domain-containing protein produces MTGTPRTLAEELRTRTDRGLVGLLRARPDLLNPVPGDVTQLATRAGTRASVVRAVERLDRFVLQTAEALAVAPDPCPYDTLGALMAGDAGDPAVAAELPRAVAELRAQALVWGPDERLRLVRTARELLTPSAAHPSPTGLGPTVAEAMAGMSPGLLQEIIAAAGLPTTHDPVTAVASLTALFSDRARMAALLDTAPAESVAVLDKLLWGPPYGGVTDRPAPHLQWLLDRGLLIPAGARNVVLPREAALHLRGGRAHRTPEPVPPALSPATERDPQLVDNAAANQAFTALATVEELLKEWDLGGPAVLRAGGMSVRDLKRTATALDTTEQLAAFWLELAYAAGLIASDGEADERFAATPAAEEWLQLPDHERWAALAAGWLAATRAPGIVGTADAKGRALAALGPHLDRSPAPEVRRRALGLLATLPPGTAVPATAVLARLQWERPLRGGAPAAGQAPAAADGATAAPGADPADDLRSRLAHWTLTEAELLGVTGRGALSTHGRTLIDTASDSAAPTPAETTAAATRAAALLAPLLPEPVDHVLLQADLTAVAPGPLRRPLAEALGVLADIESKGGATVYRFTPGSVRRALDAGRSAAELQEFLATHSRTPVPQPLAYLIDDVARKHGQLRIGAAAAYVRCDDDALLSEILADRRAAALRLRRLAPTVLAAQTSPDQLLDGLRAMGYAPAAESAAGDVLIARADSYRTPPRTAPAPVPDGPPSPDPTLLAAAVRAIRAGDLAATAERKPVHAPAPSPGALPRTTSAETLATMQAAVLTNSALWIGYVNADGAASQRVIAPVRVEGGFVTAYDHTSDEVRTYPLHRITGVAELADDSV; encoded by the coding sequence CCGCGCCGTGGAGCGGCTCGACCGGTTCGTGCTGCAGACCGCCGAGGCGCTGGCGGTGGCGCCCGACCCGTGCCCGTACGACACGCTGGGCGCGCTGATGGCCGGGGACGCCGGGGACCCGGCGGTCGCCGCCGAGCTGCCCCGGGCGGTGGCGGAGCTGCGGGCGCAGGCGCTGGTGTGGGGTCCGGACGAGCGGCTGCGGCTGGTGCGGACGGCCCGTGAGCTGCTCACACCGAGCGCCGCACACCCGTCGCCGACCGGTCTGGGCCCGACCGTCGCCGAGGCGATGGCCGGGATGTCGCCGGGGCTGCTGCAGGAGATCATCGCCGCGGCCGGGCTGCCCACCACCCACGACCCGGTCACCGCGGTCGCCTCGCTCACCGCGCTGTTCTCCGACCGTGCCCGGATGGCGGCGCTGCTCGACACCGCGCCCGCCGAGTCCGTGGCCGTCCTCGACAAGCTGCTGTGGGGCCCGCCCTACGGCGGGGTCACCGACCGCCCGGCCCCGCATCTGCAATGGCTGCTGGACCGGGGGCTGCTGATCCCGGCCGGCGCCCGGAATGTCGTGCTGCCGCGGGAGGCGGCGCTGCATCTGCGGGGCGGTCGCGCCCATCGCACCCCCGAGCCGGTCCCGCCCGCGCTCTCCCCCGCCACGGAACGCGATCCACAGCTTGTGGACAACGCCGCCGCGAACCAGGCGTTCACCGCGCTCGCGACCGTCGAGGAGCTGCTCAAGGAGTGGGACCTGGGCGGGCCGGCCGTGCTGCGCGCCGGCGGAATGAGCGTCCGCGACCTCAAGCGGACCGCCACCGCCCTGGACACCACCGAGCAGCTCGCCGCCTTCTGGCTCGAACTCGCCTACGCGGCCGGGCTGATCGCCTCCGACGGCGAGGCCGACGAGCGGTTCGCGGCCACCCCGGCCGCCGAAGAGTGGCTGCAGCTGCCCGACCACGAGCGCTGGGCGGCGCTGGCGGCCGGCTGGCTCGCCGCCACCCGCGCCCCCGGCATCGTCGGCACCGCCGATGCCAAGGGCCGCGCGCTCGCCGCCCTCGGCCCGCACCTCGACCGCTCCCCCGCCCCCGAGGTCCGCCGCCGCGCCCTCGGCCTGCTCGCCACGCTGCCGCCGGGCACCGCCGTCCCGGCGACGGCGGTGCTGGCCCGGCTGCAGTGGGAGCGCCCGCTGCGCGGCGGCGCACCGGCCGCGGGCCAGGCGCCGGCCGCCGCTGACGGCGCCACCGCCGCGCCCGGCGCCGACCCCGCCGACGACCTCCGCTCGCGCCTGGCCCACTGGACCCTGACCGAGGCCGAGTTGCTCGGCGTAACCGGACGCGGCGCGCTGTCCACCCACGGCCGCACCCTGATCGACACCGCGTCGGACAGCGCCGCGCCCACCCCCGCCGAAACCACCGCCGCCGCGACCCGCGCCGCCGCCCTGCTCGCCCCGCTGCTCCCCGAACCCGTCGATCACGTCCTGCTCCAGGCGGACCTGACCGCCGTCGCGCCCGGCCCGCTGCGCCGCCCGCTCGCCGAGGCGCTCGGCGTACTCGCCGACATCGAGTCCAAGGGCGGCGCAACGGTCTACCGCTTCACCCCCGGCTCCGTACGCCGCGCCCTGGACGCCGGCCGCTCCGCCGCCGAGCTGCAGGAGTTCCTCGCCACCCACTCCCGCACCCCGGTCCCCCAGCCGCTCGCGTACCTCATCGACGATGTGGCCCGTAAGCACGGGCAGCTGCGGATCGGGGCGGCAGCCGCCTATGTCCGCTGTGACGACGACGCGCTGCTCTCCGAGATCCTCGCGGACCGCCGGGCCGCCGCGCTCCGGCTGCGCCGGCTCGCCCCGACCGTGCTCGCCGCCCAGACCTCCCCCGACCAACTCCTCGACGGCCTCCGGGCGATGGGCTACGCCCCGGCCGCCGAGTCGGCCGCCGGTGACGTACTGATCGCCCGCGCCGACTCCTACCGGACCCCGCCGCGCACCGCCCCCGCCCCGGTCCCCGACGGCCCGCCGTCCCCCGACCCGACCCTGCTCGCGGCGGCGGTGCGGGCCATCCGCGCCGGCGACCTCGCGGCCACCGCGGAACGCAAGCCGGTCCACGCGCCCGCGCCGTCCCCCGGTGCCCTGCCCCGCACCACCTCCGCCGAGACCCTCGCCACCATGCAGGCCGCGGTGCTGACCAACTCCGCGCTCTGGATCGGCTATGTCAACGCCGACGGCGCCGCCAGCCAGCGCGTCATCGCGCCCGTACGGGTCGAGGGCGGCTTCGTGACGGCCTACGACCACACCTCCGACGAGGTCCGTACCTACCCGCTGCACCGCATCACCGGCGTGGCGGAGCTGGCGGACGACTCGGTCTGA
- a CDS encoding glycoside hydrolase family 25 protein, with the protein MTMPLTSPVRVSTALACTAAGTVLAALATAVPVAQAASPASYSVAGVDTSHHSHGRGEKERIDWTRVARTHSFVFLKASQGAGYKDPWFTRDHAAVARTSLLRAPYHFFDPRSTGDGAAQARHFIATARAAGYRGNRAGELPPVLDVEKVRRNHREVCPRELRPAQLTVFLREVRKAFRVTPIVYTRASFVKECMGGRGRVFAGHPLWLARYGSGTHEPQPVPGAGSSWTFWQHTEHGRTPGIPGTGDRNVFRGSRDQLRAMAS; encoded by the coding sequence ATGACTATGCCCCTGACATCACCCGTTCGGGTAAGTACCGCGCTTGCCTGTACCGCGGCCGGGACCGTGCTCGCCGCTTTGGCGACGGCCGTGCCGGTGGCGCAGGCGGCGTCACCGGCGTCGTACTCCGTCGCGGGGGTGGACACCAGTCACCACAGTCACGGCCGGGGGGAGAAGGAGCGGATCGACTGGACCCGGGTGGCGAGGACGCACAGCTTCGTCTTCCTCAAGGCCAGCCAGGGCGCCGGCTACAAGGACCCGTGGTTCACCCGCGACCACGCGGCGGTCGCCCGTACGTCGCTGCTGCGCGCGCCGTACCACTTCTTCGACCCCCGGAGCACGGGCGACGGGGCCGCGCAGGCCCGGCACTTCATCGCCACGGCCCGCGCGGCGGGCTACCGCGGCAACCGGGCGGGTGAACTGCCGCCCGTACTGGACGTGGAGAAGGTGCGCCGGAACCACAGGGAGGTCTGCCCCCGCGAGTTGCGTCCCGCGCAGCTGACGGTGTTCCTCCGGGAGGTGCGCAAGGCCTTCAGGGTCACGCCGATCGTCTACACCCGGGCGTCCTTCGTGAAGGAGTGCATGGGCGGCCGGGGCCGCGTCTTCGCCGGCCATCCGCTGTGGCTGGCGCGCTACGGCAGCGGCACCCACGAGCCGCAGCCCGTCCCGGGCGCCGGCAGCTCCTGGACGTTCTGGCAGCACACCGAACACGGCCGCACACCCGGCATCCCGGGAACCGGCGACCGCAACGTCTTCCGCGGCAGCCGCGACCAACTCCGGGCGATGGCGTCCTGA
- a CDS encoding peptidoglycan-binding protein, which translates to MTGPTGPDREAVRALAELLRKWWELSAREGRPKPTQQSLAGRLGIDQTTLSRYLNPRHPSTAPLRTVELLHTVLRAPAADLPRARALAEEAAAVPARKSPHPADATPADATPADATPADASPADPTPADATPANEAPADAAAVVVAPAPRRTATTRTASLRTALAFLAVLALGGGIGLGWSAFAHRAGQGGPSVAAAAASTGPAASRWPLARKGDLLWKARTVQYLLQAHGHAVEADGDFGAATAAAVKTFQAAHGLLADGKVGAQTWSHLIIRIDSHNDPKQAVVALQYLLNNTGTATDITGIFTPSTARSLDTFQRARALPVTGVADPATWRALLASQGPAIHR; encoded by the coding sequence ATGACGGGACCAACCGGACCGGACCGGGAAGCGGTCCGCGCGCTGGCGGAACTGCTCAGGAAGTGGTGGGAGTTGTCGGCGCGGGAGGGACGTCCGAAGCCCACCCAGCAGTCGCTGGCCGGACGTCTGGGCATCGACCAGACCACCCTCTCCCGCTATCTCAACCCCCGTCACCCCTCCACCGCGCCGCTCAGGACCGTCGAACTCCTCCACACGGTGCTGCGCGCCCCGGCCGCCGACCTGCCCCGGGCCCGCGCCCTGGCCGAGGAGGCGGCCGCCGTACCGGCCCGTAAATCACCCCACCCGGCCGACGCCACCCCGGCCGACGCCACCCCGGCCGACGCCACCCCGGCGGACGCCAGCCCGGCGGACCCCACCCCGGCCGATGCCACCCCGGCCAATGAAGCCCCGGCCGACGCCGCAGCGGTGGTGGTGGCGCCCGCGCCCCGCCGTACGGCCACCACCCGCACGGCCTCCCTCCGCACCGCCCTCGCCTTCCTGGCCGTCCTCGCCCTCGGCGGCGGGATCGGCCTCGGCTGGAGCGCGTTCGCCCACCGCGCCGGCCAGGGCGGTCCGTCGGTCGCCGCCGCGGCCGCCTCGACCGGCCCCGCGGCCTCCCGCTGGCCGCTGGCCCGCAAGGGCGACCTGCTGTGGAAGGCCCGTACCGTCCAGTACCTGCTCCAGGCCCATGGCCATGCCGTCGAGGCCGACGGCGACTTCGGGGCGGCGACGGCGGCCGCCGTGAAGACGTTCCAGGCCGCCCACGGTCTGCTCGCCGACGGCAAGGTCGGCGCGCAGACCTGGTCGCACCTGATCATCCGGATCGACTCCCACAACGACCCGAAGCAGGCGGTCGTGGCCCTCCAGTACCTGCTCAACAACACCGGCACGGCCACCGACATCACCGGGATCTTCACCCCCTCCACCGCCCGCTCCCTCGACACCTTCCAGCGCGCCCGGGCCCTGCCCGTGACCGGCGTCGCCGACCCCGCCACCTGGCGGGCCCTCCTCGCCTCACAGGGGCCCGCCATCCATCGCTGA
- a CDS encoding DNA repair helicase XPB, with translation MNGPLIVQSDKTLLLEVDHELADACRRAIAPFAELERAPEHIHTYRVTPLGLWNARAAGHDAEQVVDALVQFSRYPVPHALLVDIAETMSRYGRLTLVKHPAHGLVLSSTDRPVLEEILRSKKVQPLVGARLDQDNVVVHPSERGQIKQTLLKLGWPAEDLAGYVDGEAHPIELREDGWALRPYQRQAVEGFWHGGSGVVVLPCGAGKTLVGAGAMAQAKATTLILVTNTVSARQWKHELVKRTSLSEDEIGEYSGTKKEIRPVTIATYQVLTTKRKGVYPHLELFDSRDWGLIVYDEVHLLPAPVFKFTADLQARRRLGLTATLVREDGRESDVFSLIGPKRFDAPWKEIEAQGYIAPADCVEVRVNLTDSERLAYATAETEEKYRFCATTASKQYVTEALVRRHQGEQTLVIGQYIDQLDELGEHLDAPVIKGETTNAQREKLFEAFRQGEISVLVVSKVANFSVDLPEATVAIQVSGTFGSRQEEAQRLGRVLRPKADGHEARFYSVVARDTIDQDFAAHRQRFLAEQGYAYRIVDADELLAADEDV, from the coding sequence GTGAACGGACCCCTCATCGTCCAGAGCGACAAGACGCTGCTCCTGGAGGTGGACCACGAGCTGGCGGACGCCTGCCGGCGGGCCATCGCGCCCTTTGCCGAGCTGGAGCGGGCGCCGGAGCACATCCATACGTACCGGGTGACGCCGCTGGGGCTGTGGAACGCGCGAGCTGCCGGGCACGACGCCGAGCAGGTCGTGGACGCCCTGGTGCAGTTCTCGCGGTATCCCGTGCCGCATGCGCTGCTCGTCGACATCGCCGAGACGATGTCCCGCTACGGACGGCTGACGCTGGTCAAGCACCCCGCGCACGGCCTGGTGCTGAGCTCCACCGACCGTCCGGTGCTGGAGGAGATCCTGCGCTCGAAGAAGGTGCAGCCGCTGGTAGGGGCGCGGCTGGACCAGGACAACGTGGTCGTCCACCCCTCCGAGCGCGGGCAGATCAAGCAGACGCTGCTCAAGCTGGGCTGGCCCGCCGAGGACCTGGCCGGTTATGTCGACGGTGAGGCGCACCCGATCGAGCTGCGCGAGGACGGCTGGGCGCTGCGGCCGTACCAGCGGCAGGCCGTGGAGGGGTTCTGGCACGGCGGCTCGGGTGTGGTCGTGCTGCCGTGCGGCGCGGGCAAGACGCTGGTCGGGGCGGGCGCGATGGCGCAGGCCAAGGCGACCACGCTGATCCTGGTGACGAACACGGTCTCGGCCCGGCAGTGGAAGCACGAGCTGGTGAAGCGGACCTCGCTGAGCGAGGACGAGATCGGTGAGTACAGCGGGACGAAGAAGGAGATCCGGCCGGTCACCATCGCCACGTACCAGGTGCTGACGACCAAGCGGAAGGGCGTCTACCCGCATCTGGAGCTGTTCGACTCCCGGGACTGGGGCCTGATCGTCTACGACGAGGTGCATCTGCTGCCCGCCCCGGTCTTCAAGTTCACCGCCGATCTGCAGGCCCGGCGGCGGCTGGGGCTGACCGCGACGCTGGTCCGCGAGGACGGCCGGGAGTCGGATGTCTTCTCCCTCATCGGGCCCAAGCGGTTCGACGCCCCGTGGAAGGAGATCGAGGCGCAGGGCTACATCGCCCCCGCTGACTGTGTCGAGGTGCGGGTCAATCTGACCGACTCGGAGCGGCTGGCGTATGCGACGGCCGAGACCGAGGAGAAGTACCGCTTCTGTGCGACCACCGCCAGCAAGCAGTACGTGACCGAGGCGCTGGTGCGCCGGCACCAGGGCGAGCAGACGCTGGTCATCGGCCAGTACATCGACCAGCTGGACGAGCTGGGCGAGCATCTGGACGCCCCGGTGATCAAGGGCGAGACCACCAACGCGCAGCGCGAGAAGCTCTTCGAAGCCTTCCGGCAGGGCGAGATCTCGGTGCTCGTGGTCTCCAAGGTCGCGAACTTCTCCGTCGACCTTCCCGAGGCGACGGTCGCGATCCAGGTGTCCGGCACCTTCGGCTCCCGCCAGGAGGAGGCCCAGCGGCTGGGCCGGGTGCTGCGCCCCAAGGCCGACGGGCACGAGGCGCGGTTCTATTCGGTCGTCGCGCGCGACACCATCGACCAGGACTTCGCGGCGCACCGCCAGCGCTTCCTGGCCGAGCAGGGGTACGCGTACCGGATCGTGGACGCGGACGAGCTGCTGGCGGCGGACGAGGACGTCTGA
- a CDS encoding glycosyltransferase 87 family protein — translation MSAVDGAWTWRRTWAQSIAHPGRLALATALLLASFAGLWVLYQVQPLPMSDIAVYRAEGAAAATGGDLYGFTVTKWHLPATYPPFAALLFIPTTWLSLGTLKIVCVLVNAALLALLIHLSCKAAGLRKAAHTAPFLLAATALGLWLEPVFQTFVFGQVNLALTCLVLWDLSRPDGARFKGFATGIAAGIKLTPAIFAVYLLVTGRVKAACTALAGFLVSVLLGWLVLPGASIEFWTRRMFETDRVGKVWIVDNQSLQGLITRVLHQPEPGLLWAVPALLTAAAGLWAARRIYLRRGLDGWGVLCTAVTALLVSPISWSHHWVWCVPLLIALAAHTRRDPWRRALLAAVTLAFTARTMWIVPHTGDLDLRVSWWQQPFASPYPLLGLALLAAVVWWTRRPPVPPGGGLPAPRAAREPVSPSRTV, via the coding sequence GTGTCTGCCGTCGACGGGGCGTGGACATGGAGACGGACCTGGGCGCAGAGCATCGCCCACCCCGGACGACTGGCGCTCGCCACGGCGCTGCTCCTGGCGTCATTCGCCGGACTCTGGGTGCTCTACCAGGTCCAGCCGCTGCCGATGTCCGACATAGCGGTCTACCGGGCCGAGGGCGCGGCCGCCGCCACCGGCGGTGATCTCTACGGCTTCACGGTCACCAAGTGGCACCTTCCGGCCACCTACCCGCCGTTCGCCGCCCTGCTCTTCATACCGACCACCTGGCTCTCGCTCGGCACGCTCAAAATCGTCTGCGTGCTGGTCAACGCGGCACTCCTCGCGCTGCTGATCCACCTCTCGTGCAAGGCCGCCGGGCTGCGCAAGGCCGCCCACACCGCGCCCTTCCTCCTGGCCGCCACCGCGCTCGGCCTCTGGCTGGAGCCGGTCTTCCAGACCTTCGTCTTCGGGCAGGTCAACCTCGCGCTGACCTGCCTGGTCCTGTGGGACCTCTCCCGTCCGGACGGCGCCCGCTTCAAGGGGTTCGCCACCGGCATCGCGGCCGGCATCAAGCTCACCCCCGCGATCTTCGCCGTCTACCTCCTCGTCACCGGCCGGGTGAAGGCCGCCTGCACCGCGCTCGCCGGGTTCCTGGTCTCCGTGCTGCTGGGCTGGCTGGTCCTGCCCGGTGCCAGCATCGAGTTCTGGACCCGGCGGATGTTCGAGACCGACCGGGTCGGCAAGGTCTGGATCGTCGACAACCAGTCCCTGCAAGGTCTGATCACCCGGGTGCTGCACCAGCCCGAGCCGGGTCTGCTCTGGGCGGTGCCCGCGCTGCTGACCGCGGCGGCCGGGCTCTGGGCCGCGCGCCGTATCTATCTGCGCCGCGGTCTGGACGGATGGGGCGTGCTCTGTACGGCCGTCACGGCGCTGCTGGTCTCGCCGATCAGCTGGTCCCACCACTGGGTCTGGTGTGTGCCGCTGCTCATCGCGCTCGCCGCCCACACCCGGCGCGACCCGTGGCGCAGGGCGCTGCTGGCCGCCGTCACCCTCGCCTTCACCGCCCGCACGATGTGGATCGTGCCGCACACCGGCGACCTCGATCTGCGGGTCAGCTGGTGGCAGCAGCCGTTCGCGTCCCCGTATCCCCTGCTCGGACTGGCGCTGCTGGCCGCGGTCGTGTGGTGGACACGGCGGCCGCCGGTGCCCCCGGGCGGCGGCCTGCCCGCGCCGCGCGCCGCCCGGGAGCCGGTCAGCCCGTCCCGGACGGTCTGA
- a CDS encoding HelD family protein has translation MPSHAHHPTTEPRTESSGPRPGSDDPLQREKSHLAASRSALRAMRADAEALNIADVTANWVNAEVLQGEIDARIKALADLSHTPLFFGRLDYLHAPGLELAEGAAGENFYIGRRHVHDADGDPMVIDWRAPVSQPFYRASKKDPMDLKLRRRFGYTGGELTAYEDEHLTDPTEAARTSALLQSEIERPRVGPMRDIVATIQPEQDEIVRAGIGGSVCVQGAPGTGKTAVGLHRVAYLLYAHRERLARSGTLVIGPNRSFLHYIEQVLPALGELEVKQATVDDLVGHVEVRATDEAAAATVKGDARMAEVLRRAVRSHITMPQEPCVVVRGSRRWRVPAYELEEIVQELRDREIRYGAAREALPQRIAHAVLVRMEQAGEAPDDRVQDAVARNTAVKAAVKAVWPPVDPAKLVLRLLGDAEFLADQAEGILTPEEQKTILWTRPARSVKSAKWSSADAVLIDEAMDLVARTPSLGHVVLDEAQDLSPMQYRAVGRRCTTGSATILGDIAQGTTPWATDTWEEALTHLGKPGSAVEELTQGFRVPREVIAYASRLLPAIAPDLTEATSIRESAGDFAIRTVEPADLTAATLTACGDALAKEGSIGLIAAEARIPALRTALEAAGVSCLAPGEETSAEARLTLVPATLAKGLEYDYVVLDEPAAIVDGEPDERTGLRRLYVCLTRPVSGLTVIHAAPLPEQLADR, from the coding sequence GTGCCCTCGCACGCCCACCACCCGACGACGGAGCCGCGCACCGAGAGCTCCGGCCCCCGGCCGGGATCCGACGACCCGCTCCAGCGCGAAAAGTCCCACCTCGCCGCCTCCCGCTCCGCCCTGCGCGCGATGCGGGCGGACGCCGAAGCGCTGAACATCGCCGATGTCACCGCGAACTGGGTCAACGCCGAGGTCCTCCAGGGCGAGATCGACGCCCGGATCAAGGCGCTCGCCGACCTCTCCCACACCCCTCTCTTCTTCGGCCGACTCGACTATCTCCACGCGCCGGGTCTCGAACTCGCCGAGGGCGCCGCGGGAGAGAACTTCTACATCGGCCGGCGGCATGTCCACGACGCCGACGGCGACCCCATGGTCATCGACTGGCGCGCGCCCGTCTCCCAGCCGTTCTACCGGGCCTCCAAGAAGGACCCGATGGACCTCAAGCTGCGCCGCCGTTTCGGCTACACGGGCGGTGAGCTGACCGCGTACGAGGACGAGCACCTCACCGACCCGACCGAGGCCGCCCGGACCAGCGCCCTGCTCCAGTCCGAGATCGAGCGTCCGCGCGTCGGCCCCATGCGGGACATCGTCGCCACCATCCAGCCGGAGCAGGACGAGATCGTGCGCGCCGGCATCGGCGGCTCGGTCTGTGTCCAGGGTGCTCCGGGCACCGGAAAGACGGCGGTCGGTCTGCACCGTGTCGCGTATCTGCTCTATGCGCACCGCGAGCGGCTGGCCCGCTCCGGCACCCTCGTCATCGGCCCGAACCGCTCCTTCCTGCACTACATCGAGCAGGTGCTGCCGGCCCTCGGCGAGCTGGAGGTCAAGCAGGCCACGGTCGACGACCTGGTCGGGCATGTGGAGGTGCGCGCCACGGACGAGGCGGCCGCCGCGACGGTCAAGGGCGACGCGCGGATGGCGGAAGTGCTGCGGCGGGCGGTGCGCTCGCACATCACGATGCCGCAGGAGCCGTGTGTGGTCGTCCGCGGCTCCCGCCGCTGGCGCGTACCGGCCTACGAACTGGAAGAGATCGTCCAGGAGTTGCGGGACCGGGAGATCCGCTACGGCGCGGCCCGCGAGGCGCTGCCGCAGCGGATCGCCCATGCCGTGCTCGTCCGGATGGAGCAGGCGGGCGAGGCCCCGGACGACCGGGTGCAGGACGCGGTGGCCCGTAACACCGCCGTGAAGGCCGCGGTCAAGGCGGTCTGGCCGCCGGTCGACCCGGCGAAGCTGGTGCTGCGGCTGCTGGGCGATGCGGAATTCCTCGCCGATCAGGCCGAGGGGATCCTGACCCCCGAGGAGCAGAAGACGATCCTGTGGACCAGGCCGGCCCGCAGCGTGAAGAGCGCCAAGTGGTCTTCCGCGGACGCGGTGTTGATCGACGAGGCGATGGACCTGGTGGCGCGCACACCGTCGCTCGGCCATGTGGTCCTCGACGAGGCCCAGGACCTCTCCCCCATGCAGTACCGCGCGGTCGGCCGCCGTTGCACGACCGGCTCCGCGACCATCCTCGGCGATATCGCCCAGGGCACCACCCCCTGGGCGACCGACACCTGGGAGGAGGCGCTGACGCACCTGGGCAAGCCCGGTTCGGCCGTCGAGGAACTCACCCAGGGCTTCCGCGTACCGCGCGAGGTCATCGCCTATGCGTCCCGGCTGCTGCCCGCCATCGCCCCCGACCTGACGGAGGCCACCTCGATCCGTGAGTCGGCGGGCGACTTCGCGATCCGTACGGTCGAGCCGGCGGACCTGACCGCCGCCACCCTCACGGCCTGCGGCGACGCGCTGGCGAAGGAGGGCTCGATCGGACTGATCGCCGCGGAGGCCCGGATTCCGGCGCTGCGTACGGCCCTGGAGGCGGCGGGCGTGAGCTGTCTGGCCCCCGGCGAGGAGACCTCGGCCGAGGCCCGGCTGACGCTCGTACCCGCCACCCTCGCCAAGGGTCTGGAGTACGACTACGTGGTCCTGGACGAGCCGGCCGCGATCGTCGACGGCGAACCGGACGAACGCACCGGGCTGCGCCGCCTGTACGTCTGCCTGACCCGGCCGGTGTCCGGACTGACGGTGATCCATGCGGCGCCACTGCCGGAGCAGTTGGCCGACCGCTGA